The following coding sequences are from one Liolophura sinensis isolate JHLJ2023 chromosome 12, CUHK_Ljap_v2, whole genome shotgun sequence window:
- the LOC135479307 gene encoding uncharacterized protein LOC135479307 gives MFSFTIWPSSPYVTLSHPLTRPVTRPLTRPVTRPLTRPVARPLTSPSPHPSPGPSPHTSQHLSPGPLQYPSPGQSPDPSPQPSPALTRPVTRPFTTALTRPIIRLLTIPLTTPLTRPIARPLTSPSAHPSPGPSPHTSQHPSPGSLPRPSPGPSPDPSPQPSPGPSPGPSPHPSPGPSLGCSP, from the exons ATGTTTTCCTTCACCATCTGGCCGTCTTCACCGTATGTCACATTATCACACCCCCTCACCAGACCTGTCACCAGGCCCCTCACCAGACCAGTCACCAGGCCCCTCACCAGACCCGTCGCCAGGCCCCTCACCAGCCCCTCACCACACCCCTCACCAGGCCCCTCACCACACACCTCACAACATCTCTCACCAGGCCCCTTACAATACCCCTCACCAGGCCAGTCACCAGACCCCTCACCACAGCCCTCACCAG CCCTTACCAGGCCCGTCACCAGGCCCTTCACCACAGCCCTCACCAGGCCCATCATTAGGCTCCTCACCATACCCCTCACCACACCCCTCACCAGACCCATCGCCAGGCCCCTCACCAGCCCCTCAGCACACCCCTCACCAGGCCCCTCACCACACACCTCACAACATCCCTCACCAGGCTCCTTACCACGCCCCTCACCAGGCCCGTCACCAGACCCCTCACCACAGCCCTCACCAGGCCCGTCACCAGGCCCCTCACCACACCCCTCACCAGGCCCATCATTAGGCTGCTCACCATAG